CCCATTCCGTCACCCTGAACTTGTTTCAGGGTCCATTGTGCGGGGAGCGAAATGGATGCTGAACCAAGTTCAGCATGACGGGCCTTGAGGTTCTCGACCGCCATCACGATCCGCTTCAGGCGGGTCAGTGCAGCGCCCAGCCCGTCCCACGAAAACTCCAGCTCGCTGCGGTAATGCGCCTGCAGGCACATCATGCGGTAGGCGAGCGGGTGGTAGCCCTTGTCGACCAGCAATTGCAGCCGCAGGAATTCGCCCGAGGACTTGCTCATCTTGCCGCTGCGCTCGACGAGGAAGTTGTTGTGCATCCAGATCTTCGCGCCCGAATTGGTCGCTTCCGACAATCCGCCGCAGCCGCAGAAGGCCTGGTTCTGCGCGATCTCATTGGGGTGGTGGATCTCGCGGTGGTCGATCCCGCCGGTGTGGATGTCGAAGGGAAAGCCGAGCAGCTTTTCGCCCATGACCGAGCATTCGAGATGCCAGCCGGGCGCGCCCTTGCCCCACGGGCTGTCCCATTCCATCTGCCGCGTCTCGCCCGCCGGGGTCTTGCGCCAGATCGCGAAATCGGCGGCATTGCGCTTGCCCACAACGGTTTCGATCCGGCCCTCGCCTTCCTCGGTCACCGCACGCGCGAGGCGGCCGTAATCCGCCACGGTCGAGACATCGAAATAGAGCCCGCTGTCGAGTTCGTAGCAATGCTGGTCGGCAATGCCCTTCGCGAAGTCGATCATCTCGTCGATATAATCGGTCGCCACCGACCACTTGGCCGGCTCGCGGATGTTGAGCGCTTTCACATCGGCCCAGAAGGCCTCGGTATAGTGCCTGGCGATGTCCCAGATCGACTGCGCGTTGGCGGCAGCCATCTTCTCCATCTTGTCCTCACCCGCATCGCCATCGTCGGTCAGATGGCCGACATCGGTGATGTTGATGATGTGTGTGAGCTTGTATCCCTTCCAGCTCAGCGTGCGTCCCAGCACATCGGCGAAGACATAGGCGCGCATATTGCCGATATGGGGGTAGTTGTAGACAGTCGGCCCGCAGGAATAGACGCGCGCTTCGCCGGGGTGGACGGGAGTGAATTCCTCCAGCTCGCGGGTGAGCGAGTTGAACAGCTTGAGCGGCGTATCGGTCATGTCCGGCGTGTGGCGGCGCGCATAGTGCGGGTCAAGCGGCACATTGCGACGGTTCGCCATGTGTGTTACTGATGCAATACATTAGGAGACGCGGCATGCTCGGCGACCTTTCCCCTTTGGTATTGGTGCATCTGGGTGCAGCAAGCATCGCCATCGTGCTTGGCGCGATGATTTTCCTGCTACCGAAGGGCACGCTGCGGCACCGGACGATGGGCAGCGGCTATATCGCCGCCATGTTCGTCACCGTGGTTTCGGTCGTCCCCGTCCGCGCCACGGTGATGCCGTTTTTCGGTACGCGCTTCGGCTTCTTCCATGTCTTCGTGCTGTTCGGCTTCGGCGCGCTCCTGTTCGGCGTCGCGAAGCTGTGGCGCTGGCGCAAGACGCGCGATGTCGAGGCGCTGCGCGCGCATCAGGTGCATCTGGCCTATAGCTATGCCGGGCTGCTGATGGCGGGGTTCAGCCAGCTTGCCACCAACCCGCGCTGGCAGCTTGTCGAACTCACCTCCGCAGGCCAGTTCTGGGGCATTTTCGCAGCGGTGAATGCCGCGATATACGGCGCGGCGGTGTGGCTGATCCAGTCGCGG
This genomic window from Qipengyuania sp. HL-TH1 contains:
- the cysS gene encoding cysteine--tRNA ligase yields the protein MTDTPLKLFNSLTRELEEFTPVHPGEARVYSCGPTVYNYPHIGNMRAYVFADVLGRTLSWKGYKLTHIINITDVGHLTDDGDAGEDKMEKMAAANAQSIWDIARHYTEAFWADVKALNIREPAKWSVATDYIDEMIDFAKGIADQHCYELDSGLYFDVSTVADYGRLARAVTEEGEGRIETVVGKRNAADFAIWRKTPAGETRQMEWDSPWGKGAPGWHLECSVMGEKLLGFPFDIHTGGIDHREIHHPNEIAQNQAFCGCGGLSEATNSGAKIWMHNNFLVERSGKMSKSSGEFLRLQLLVDKGYHPLAYRMMCLQAHYRSELEFSWDGLGAALTRLKRIVMAVENLKARHAELGSASISLPAQWTLKQVQGDGMGMFRDLFVTFDEAMSDDLNTPIALTLLEQVLAKKKVSPEKKLEVVSAMDSIFGLDLLNLTRTDLRIRPRDAAITEDEIEAELLRRKQARAAKDFATSDAIRDSLAAAGVEVMDGDPLGWEWKL